ACCGGGATCGACCTGCCCGCCGAGGTCCCCGGACGGGTGCCCGACCGGCAGTGGAAGCAGTCCTTCTTCGACAACAACAAGGACGCCTGGTGCGCGCAGGCGGCCAAGGGCGGCAACAGCTACTCCGACCAGATCGCCAAGGAGAACTGCGTCGACGGCTACGTGATGCGCGCCGGTGACTCCGTCAACTACGCGATCGGCCAGGGTGACACCCTGGTCACGCCGATCCAGATGGCCCGGATCTACTCGGCGCTGGCCAACGGCGGCACGCTCTACCGTCCGACCATCGGCAAGGCCGTGATGAGCCCCGGCGGGGATCTCGTCCGTGAGATCGCCCCGCACGAGGACGGCAGGATCCCCGGTGACCAGAAGCTGCTGAGCTACATCAACCAGGCCACGGCCGGCGTCGTCACCACCGGTACCGCCGCGTGGAAGTTCACCAGCGTCGGCTGGCCGCAGAACAAGATCGAGCTGCACGCCAAGACCGGCACCGCCGAGGTCGAGGGCAAGCAGACCACCTCGTGGCTGACCACCTACAGCGCCGACTACGCGGTCGTCATGACGATCAGCCAGGGCGGCACGGGCTCCGGCGGCTCCGGCGACGCGATCCGCCGGATCTACCAGGCCCTGTACGGCGTCGACGACAAGGGCAACATCGACAGCGGCAAGGCCCTGTTGGCCAAGCCCCAGGCCGAGCTCCCCAAGTTCGGCCCCGACGGCACCGCCATCGTGAAGCCCGCCGCCTACCAGTACGACCGGCCGGCCTTCCTGGACCCGGCGCAGCCCACCGGCGGCCCGGCCTACTGGACGACCGCGGGCCCGGCCCTCGAACCCACCCGCAGTACCTGGAACGGCAGCTCCGGAAGGGGGCGGTGATGACCTCCTACGGCTCGTACCGTCAGGTCCGGCTCTCCCCGCAGCGCGGGGCGGTGTCCAAGGCGCTCGCCAAGGACTCCCCGCTGCGCAAGCTCGACTGGATACTGATACTGGCCGCTCTGGTGCTGTCGCTCGGCAGCGCCCTGCTGGTCTGGTCGGCCACCCGGGGCCGGGACAACCTGACCCACGGCGACCCGCAGTACTTCCTCTACCGCCACCTCACCAACCTGGTGATCGGGCTCGCCCTCTGCGCGGTGGTGATCGGGATAGGGAGTCGGCGGTTCCGCACGCTGGTGCCGTTCGTCTACGTCGCCGTGATGTTGATGCTGGTGGCCACGCTCAGCCCGCTGGGCTCCACCATCAACGGGCAGCACTCCTGGATCCAGTTCGGCGGCGGGTTCTCGATGCAGCCGGCCGAGTTCGCCAAGCTGGCCATCGTGCTCGGGATGGCGGTGATCCTGTCCGCCCGGGTGGACACCGGGGACCGCGAGTTCCCCCCGGACCGCAGCGTCTTCCAGGCCCTGGTCGCGGCGAGCATCCCGATGGCGATCGTGATGCTGATGCCGGACGCCGGGTCGGTGATGGTGATGGCCGTCATCGTGCTGGGCATCCTGCTGGCCTCCGGCGCCGCCAACCGCTGGACCTTCGGGCTGCTGCTGGCCGGCGTCGGCGGCTGCGTCGCGATCTGGAAGCTCGGCGTGCTGAGCAAGTACCAGATCGACCGCTTCGCGGCCTTCGCCAACCCCGCGCTGGACCCGTCCGGCGTGGGCTACAACACCGCCCAGGCCCGGATCGCGATCGGCTCCGGCGGGCTGACCGGCAAGGGACTGTTCCACGGCACCCAGACCACCGGCCAGTTCGTCCCCGAGCAGCAGACCGACTTCGTCTTCACGGTGGCCGGCGAGGAACTCGGCTTCCTCGGCGCCGCGGCGATACTGCTGCTGCTCGGCGTCGTCCTCTGGCGTGCCTGCCGGATCGCCCGGCACGCCACCGACCTGTACGGCACCGTCGTGGTCGCCGGCGTGGTCGCCTGGTTCGCCTTCCAGGCCTTCGAGAACATCGGGATGTGCCTGGGCATCATGCCGGTCGCGGGCATCCCGCTGCCGTTCGTCAGCTACGGCGGATCGTCCATGTTCGCGGTGTGGATCGCGATCGGGCTGATGCAGGCCGTGCACAGCCAGCGGCCGATAGGAGTCTGAACCGGCCCCACCCGGCCGGCGGCGCCGCTACCGGATCGGAAACGGTCCGGCGGGCGCCGCCGGCCGGTCTGCGTCGCGGTAGCGAGGAAGGCCGCGACGCAGACCGGGGGACCGGGCGTCCGGACCCTCCCGGTGGGGCGCCGTCACCCTTGCTCCCGGTCCGGGCAGCCCCGGCCTCCCCGCAACACCCGCGGCGCGCGCGGGGTAAGGGGCGCGGAAGATCGTCCCGTCCGGACGCCCCGGCGGTTCGGCTACCCTTGAGGGTCACCCCAGTTCCTGTCGTAAGGGTTCCTAGTTACATGACTGTCGAATCGGTCTTCCCACGCCTGGAGGCCCTCCTCCCGCACGTCCAGAAGCCGATCCAGTACGTCGGCGGCGAGCTCAACTCGACCGTCAAGGACTGGGACGCCTGCGACGTCCGCTGGGCACTGATGTACCCCGACGCCTACGAGGTCGGCCTGCCGAACCAGGGCGTCATGATCCTGTACGAGGTGCTCAACGAGCGCGAGGGCGTGCTCGCCGAGCGGACCTACAGCGTCTGGCCGGACCTCGAAGCGCTGATGCGCGAGCACCGGGTGCCGCAGTTCACCGTCGACGCGCACCGACCGGTCAAGGCCTTCGACGTGTTCGGGCTCTCCTTCTCCACCGAGCTCGGCTACACCAACATGCTCACCGCCCTCGACCTCGCCGGCATCCCGCTGGAGGCCAAGGACCGCACCCTCGACGACCCGATCGTCCTCGCCGGCGGCCACGCGGCCTTCAACCCCGAGCCGATCGCGGACTTCATCGACTGCGCGGT
The sequence above is a segment of the Kitasatospora sp. NBC_00240 genome. Coding sequences within it:
- the rodA gene encoding rod shape-determining protein RodA gives rise to the protein MTSYGSYRQVRLSPQRGAVSKALAKDSPLRKLDWILILAALVLSLGSALLVWSATRGRDNLTHGDPQYFLYRHLTNLVIGLALCAVVIGIGSRRFRTLVPFVYVAVMLMLVATLSPLGSTINGQHSWIQFGGGFSMQPAEFAKLAIVLGMAVILSARVDTGDREFPPDRSVFQALVAASIPMAIVMLMPDAGSVMVMAVIVLGILLASGAANRWTFGLLLAGVGGCVAIWKLGVLSKYQIDRFAAFANPALDPSGVGYNTAQARIAIGSGGLTGKGLFHGTQTTGQFVPEQQTDFVFTVAGEELGFLGAAAILLLLGVVLWRACRIARHATDLYGTVVVAGVVAWFAFQAFENIGMCLGIMPVAGIPLPFVSYGGSSMFAVWIAIGLMQAVHSQRPIGV